The proteins below are encoded in one region of Hordeum vulgare subsp. vulgare chromosome 3H, MorexV3_pseudomolecules_assembly, whole genome shotgun sequence:
- the LOC123440832 gene encoding UDP-glycosyltransferase 76B1-like, whose product MASRHVALFPLPFQGHLSPMLQLADVLHGRGLAITILHTTFNAPDTAAHPEFAFVAVADGGMPDAKDGLGKILAMNDAMEASGCVRDALAALEPRPACLVSDSTLPAAQKAAAELGMPTVLLHTGSAAAVRLFRSYAMLHDKGYLPAQEHELDRPVRELPPIRVSDLFDPSKYPNRETANKVLDMTTDITNNSSGIVINTLDALETPELEAIRDELGASGVGVFAIGPLHKLSTIGGASSSLLEADRSCIEWLDAQAAGSVLYVSFGSVAPVRREDLDEVAWGLANSGRPFLWVVRRGLVVGSGSEDTELPEGFERVAEGRGKVVRWAPQQEVLAHRAVGGFWTHSGWNSTLEGICEGVPMLCRPFFGDQLANGRYVEEVWRTGALLVGKLERSMVEEAIARFMEGEDGAAMRERAKELQMKAMEALGNAGSTQLAVDKLVDHILSL is encoded by the exons ATGGCAAGTAGACACGTCGCCCTGTTCCCGCTGCCGTTCCAGGGCCACCTCAGCCCGATGCTGCAGCTCGCCGACgtgctccacggccgaggcctcgCCATCACCATCCTCCACACCACCTTCAACGCCCCCGACACTGCCGCCCACCCGGAGTTCGCCTTCGTCGCCGTGGCCGACGGCGGCATGCCGGACGCCAAGGACGGCCTCGGCAAGATCCTCGCCATGAACGACGCCATGGAGGCGTCGGGGTGCGTCCGCGACGCGCTCGCGGCCCTGGAGCCCCGCCCGGCGTGCCTCGTCAGCGACTCCACCCTCCCCGCCGCGCAGAAGGCCGCGGCCGAGCTCGGCATGCCGACCGTCCTGCTGCACACCGGCAGCGCGGCCGCCGTCCGCCTGTTCCGGTCCTACGCCATGCTCCACGACAAGGGATACCTGCCAGCGCAAG AGCACGAGCTGGACAGGCCGGTGAGGGAGCTGCCGCCGATACGGGTGTCGGACCTGTTCGACCCCAGCAAATACCCCAACCGAGAAACCGCGAACAAGGTCCTGGACATGACCACCGACATCACAAACAACTCCTCCGGGATCGTGATCAACACGCTCGACGCGCTGGAGACCCCGGAGCTGGAGGCGATCCGGGACGAGCTCGGCGCCAGCGGCGTCGGGGTGTTCGCCATCGGCCCGCTCCACAAGCTCTCCACCATCGGCGGCGCCAGCAGCAGCCTGCTGGAGGCGGACCGGAGCTGCATCGAGTGGCTGGACGCGCAGGCCGCGGGCTCCGTGCTGTACGTGAGCTTCGGGAGCGTGGCCCCGGTGCGCCGGGAAGACTTGGACGAGGTCGCATGGGGCCTCGCCAACAGCGGCAGGCCGTTCCTGTGGGTCGTCCGGCGGGGCCTCGTCGTCGGCTCCGGATCCGAGGACACAGAGCTGCCGGAGGGGTTCGAGCGGGTGGCGGAGGGCAGGGGGAAGGTGGTGAGGTGGGCGCCGCAGCAGGAGGTGCTCGCCCACCGTGCGGTCGGCGGGTTCTGGACGCACAGTGGGTGGAACTCGACGCTGGAGGGCATCTGCGAGGGGGTGCCGATGCTGTGCAGGCCGTTCTTCGGAGACCAGCTGGCCAACGGGAGGTACGTGGAGGAGGTGTGGCGGACGGGAGCCTTGCTGGTGGGCAAGCTGGAACGGAGCATGGTTGAGGAGGCGATAGCGAGGTTCATGGAAGGGGAAGATGGTGCGGCCATGAGGGAGAGAGCAAAGGAGCTTCAGATGAAAGCAATGGAGGCTTTGGGTAACGCCGGGTCAACTCAGCTGGCTGTAGACAAGTTGGTAGATCACATACTATCACTGTGA